Proteins encoded within one genomic window of Agelaius phoeniceus isolate bAgePho1 chromosome Z, bAgePho1.hap1, whole genome shotgun sequence:
- the SMAD4 gene encoding mothers against decapentaplegic homolog 4 isoform X1 → MDNMSITNTPTSNDACLSIVHSLMCHRQGGESETFAKRAIESLVKKLKEKKDELDSLITAITTNGAHPSKCVTIQRTLDGRLQVAGRKGFPHVIYARLWRWPDLHKNELKHVKYCQYAFDLKCDSVCVNPYHYERVVSPGIDLSGLTLQSSAPSSMLVKDEYVHDYEGQPSLSSAEGHSVQTIQHPPSNRASSEPFSAPAMLAPAEASTTSTTNFPNIPVASTSQPPSILTGSHSDGLLQIASGPQPGAQQNGFTAQPATYHHNSTTSWTGSRTAAYTPSIPHHQNGHLQHHPPMHPGHYWPVHNELAFQPPISNHPAPEYWCSIAYFEMDVQVGETFKVPSSCPIVTVDGYVDPSGGDRFCLGQLSNVHRTEAIERARLHIGKGVQLECKGEGDVWVRCLSDHAVFVQSYYLDREAGRAPGDAVHKIYPSAYIKVFDLRQCHRQMQQQAATAQAAAAAQAAAVAGNIPGPGSVGGIAPAISLSAAAGIGVDDLRRLCILRMSFVKGWGPDYPRQSIKETPCWIEIHLHRALQLLDEVLHTMPIADPQPLD, encoded by the exons ATGGACAATATGTCTATTACTAACACACCAACAAGTAATGATGCTTGTCTGAGCATTGTTCACAGCTTGATGTGCCATCGGCAAGGTGGAGAGAGCGAGACTTTCGCAAAGCGCGCAATTGAGAGTTTAGTTAAAAagctgaaggagaagaaagatgAATTGGATTCTCTGATTACAGCTATAACCACCAACGGAGCTCACCCTAGCAAGTGTGTTACCATACAGAGGACGCTGGATGGGCGGCTGCAG GTGGCTGGCCGCAAGGGGTTCCCCCACGTGATTTACGCCCGGCTCTGGAGGTGGCCCGACCTGCACAAAAACGAGCTCAAGCACGTTAAATATTGTCAGTATGCTTTTGACCTCAAGTGTGACAGTGTCTGTGTGAACCCTTACCATTATGAGCGCGTGGTGTCGCCCGGCATTG ATCTCTCGGGACTGACgctgcagagctcag CCCCGTCCAGCATGCTGGTGAAGGACGAGTACGTGCACGACTACGAGGGGCAGCCGTCGCTGTCGTCGGCCGAGGGCCACTCGGTGCAGACCATCCAGCACCCGCCCAGCAACAGGGCCAGCTCGGAGCCCTTCAGCGCCCCGGCCATGCTGGCCCCCGCCGAGGccagcaccaccagcaccaccaaCTTCCCCAACATTCCCGTGGCCTCCACAA GTCAACCTCCCAGTATATTGACAGGTAGCCATAGTGATGGACTCTTACAGATTGCTTCAgggccccagccaggagctcagCAGAATGGGTTCACAGCCCAGCCAGCCACTTACCACCACA ACAGCACCACCAGCTGGACGGGGAGCCGGACGGCCGCCTACACGCCCAGCATCCCGCACCACCAGAACGGCCACCTGCAGCACCACCCGCCCATGCACCCCGGACACTACT GGCCAGTTCACAACGAACTCGCATTCCAGCCTCCCATATCAAACCACCCTG CCCCAGAGTACTGGTGCTCCATCGCCTACTTTGAGATGGACGTGCAGGTCGGGGAGACCTTCAAGGTGCCCTCCAGCTGCCCCATTGTCACCGTGGACGGGTACGTGGATCCCTCCGGAGGGGACCGCTTCTGCCTGGGACAGCTGTCCAACGTGCACAGAACAGAGGCCATCGAGAGAGCGAG GTTGCACATTGGCAAGGGCGTGCAGCTGGAGTGCAAGGGCGAGGGTGACGTGTGGGTGCGCTGCCTGAGCGACCACGCCGTGTTCGTGCAGAGCTACTACCTGGACAGGGAGGCGGGCAGGGCCCCTGGCGACGCCGTGCACAAGATCTACCCCAGCGCCTACATCAAG GTGTTCGACCTGCGGCAGTGCCACCGGCAGATGCAGCAGCAGGCGGCCACCGCCcaggccgccgccgccgcgcagGCCGCAGCCGTGGCCGGCAACATCCCGGGGCCCGGCTCCGTGGGAGGCATCGCCCCCGCCATCA GCCTGTCGGCGGCGGCCGGGATCGGCGTGGACGACCTGCGGCGGCTGTGCATCCTGAGGATGAGCTTTGTCAAGGGCTGGGGCCCGGACTACCCGCGGCAGAGCATCAAGGAGACGCCGTGCTGGATCGAGATCCACCTGCACCGcgcgctgcagctgctggacGAGGTGCTGCACACCATGCCCATCGCCGACCCGCAGCCCCTGGACTGA
- the SMAD4 gene encoding mothers against decapentaplegic homolog 4 isoform X2 → MDNMSITNTPTSNDACLSIVHSLMCHRQGGESETFAKRAIESLVKKLKEKKDELDSLITAITTNGAHPSKCVTIQRTLDGRLQVAGRKGFPHVIYARLWRWPDLHKNELKHVKYCQYAFDLKCDSVCVNPYHYERVVSPGIDLSGLTLQSSAPSSMLVKDEYVHDYEGQPSLSSAEGHSVQTIQHPPSNRASSEPFSAPAMLAPAEASTTSTTNFPNIPVASTNSTTSWTGSRTAAYTPSIPHHQNGHLQHHPPMHPGHYWPVHNELAFQPPISNHPAPEYWCSIAYFEMDVQVGETFKVPSSCPIVTVDGYVDPSGGDRFCLGQLSNVHRTEAIERARLHIGKGVQLECKGEGDVWVRCLSDHAVFVQSYYLDREAGRAPGDAVHKIYPSAYIKVFDLRQCHRQMQQQAATAQAAAAAQAAAVAGNIPGPGSVGGIAPAISLSAAAGIGVDDLRRLCILRMSFVKGWGPDYPRQSIKETPCWIEIHLHRALQLLDEVLHTMPIADPQPLD, encoded by the exons ATGGACAATATGTCTATTACTAACACACCAACAAGTAATGATGCTTGTCTGAGCATTGTTCACAGCTTGATGTGCCATCGGCAAGGTGGAGAGAGCGAGACTTTCGCAAAGCGCGCAATTGAGAGTTTAGTTAAAAagctgaaggagaagaaagatgAATTGGATTCTCTGATTACAGCTATAACCACCAACGGAGCTCACCCTAGCAAGTGTGTTACCATACAGAGGACGCTGGATGGGCGGCTGCAG GTGGCTGGCCGCAAGGGGTTCCCCCACGTGATTTACGCCCGGCTCTGGAGGTGGCCCGACCTGCACAAAAACGAGCTCAAGCACGTTAAATATTGTCAGTATGCTTTTGACCTCAAGTGTGACAGTGTCTGTGTGAACCCTTACCATTATGAGCGCGTGGTGTCGCCCGGCATTG ATCTCTCGGGACTGACgctgcagagctcag CCCCGTCCAGCATGCTGGTGAAGGACGAGTACGTGCACGACTACGAGGGGCAGCCGTCGCTGTCGTCGGCCGAGGGCCACTCGGTGCAGACCATCCAGCACCCGCCCAGCAACAGGGCCAGCTCGGAGCCCTTCAGCGCCCCGGCCATGCTGGCCCCCGCCGAGGccagcaccaccagcaccaccaaCTTCCCCAACATTCCCGTGGCCTCCACAA ACAGCACCACCAGCTGGACGGGGAGCCGGACGGCCGCCTACACGCCCAGCATCCCGCACCACCAGAACGGCCACCTGCAGCACCACCCGCCCATGCACCCCGGACACTACT GGCCAGTTCACAACGAACTCGCATTCCAGCCTCCCATATCAAACCACCCTG CCCCAGAGTACTGGTGCTCCATCGCCTACTTTGAGATGGACGTGCAGGTCGGGGAGACCTTCAAGGTGCCCTCCAGCTGCCCCATTGTCACCGTGGACGGGTACGTGGATCCCTCCGGAGGGGACCGCTTCTGCCTGGGACAGCTGTCCAACGTGCACAGAACAGAGGCCATCGAGAGAGCGAG GTTGCACATTGGCAAGGGCGTGCAGCTGGAGTGCAAGGGCGAGGGTGACGTGTGGGTGCGCTGCCTGAGCGACCACGCCGTGTTCGTGCAGAGCTACTACCTGGACAGGGAGGCGGGCAGGGCCCCTGGCGACGCCGTGCACAAGATCTACCCCAGCGCCTACATCAAG GTGTTCGACCTGCGGCAGTGCCACCGGCAGATGCAGCAGCAGGCGGCCACCGCCcaggccgccgccgccgcgcagGCCGCAGCCGTGGCCGGCAACATCCCGGGGCCCGGCTCCGTGGGAGGCATCGCCCCCGCCATCA GCCTGTCGGCGGCGGCCGGGATCGGCGTGGACGACCTGCGGCGGCTGTGCATCCTGAGGATGAGCTTTGTCAAGGGCTGGGGCCCGGACTACCCGCGGCAGAGCATCAAGGAGACGCCGTGCTGGATCGAGATCCACCTGCACCGcgcgctgcagctgctggacGAGGTGCTGCACACCATGCCCATCGCCGACCCGCAGCCCCTGGACTGA